The Peribacillus sp. FSL P2-0133 genome has a segment encoding these proteins:
- a CDS encoding GerAB/ArcD/ProY family transporter — protein MSKADGKILSGELASIISCAMLGVGMLTLPRTITEKVNTSDGWIVLIFNGIAIALFICLLVVLLKKHKVANYYTYMEEAYGKWLSKIFGLIVVVYFIGVASFEVLAMSEMVRFYLLENTPVEILILTLILASVHLLTGKIKAIAKVCVFFLPLTIVIVLLIYMFSIKVVDIKNLQPVLGKGFLPVMKGMGSGTLSFFGIELFIFLFGVVKNQSKIKSGVLIGFFIPMILYVITYVLVVATLTVPEVKAVTWPTISFIQSYEVKGIFIERLELFLLITWILQFFCTHAIYYYFAAEGLTKIFNNSYSTNLIVLVPIVFFLAKIPKNTIEIFKMSDLLGKVFPFILIGLPIITFTIVQVKRSRRSG, from the coding sequence TTGAGCAAAGCTGACGGCAAAATTCTTAGTGGGGAATTGGCCTCGATCATTTCATGCGCCATGTTAGGAGTTGGGATGCTTACGCTTCCAAGGACGATAACGGAAAAAGTTAATACATCCGATGGATGGATCGTCTTGATTTTTAATGGGATCGCTATTGCCCTTTTCATATGCTTATTGGTTGTACTGTTAAAAAAACATAAGGTGGCTAACTATTACACATACATGGAGGAGGCTTATGGAAAGTGGCTCTCCAAAATTTTTGGGTTGATCGTGGTGGTGTACTTTATAGGTGTGGCCAGCTTTGAAGTGCTTGCGATGAGTGAAATGGTCCGATTTTATTTGTTGGAGAATACGCCGGTTGAAATATTGATACTCACATTGATTTTAGCGAGTGTCCATCTATTGACAGGCAAAATTAAAGCCATTGCAAAGGTGTGCGTCTTCTTTTTACCTCTGACAATTGTCATCGTTTTGTTAATTTATATGTTCAGTATTAAAGTAGTCGATATAAAAAACCTGCAGCCTGTACTTGGAAAAGGATTTCTCCCTGTCATGAAAGGAATGGGCTCCGGGACTTTGTCTTTTTTTGGAATTGAACTTTTCATCTTTTTGTTTGGCGTCGTTAAAAATCAAAGCAAGATAAAAAGTGGCGTTTTAATCGGTTTTTTCATACCGATGATATTATATGTAATTACATATGTTCTGGTAGTCGCTACACTGACTGTTCCTGAAGTCAAAGCTGTTACATGGCCAACCATTTCTTTTATTCAATCGTATGAAGTAAAAGGGATATTTATAGAGCGGTTAGAGCTGTTTCTATTAATCACCTGGATTCTTCAGTTCTTTTGTACACATGCAATTTACTATTACTTCGCAGCAGAAGGACTGACGAAAATTTTCAACAATTCATATTCAACGAACCTTATTGTTTTGGTTCCAATCGTTTTTTTTCTGGCCAAAATCCCTAAAAATACAATCGAGATTTTTAAAATGAGCGATTTACTGGGAAAGGTATTTCCCTTTATATTGATTGGCTTGCCAATTATTACATTCACGATCGTTCAAGTGAAAAGGAGTAGAAGAAG
- a CDS encoding spore germination protein: MKSTPLHIKLDQKQEQLNSELDMQDDVVFKQVFIPGYEVSGLFVFVNGTMDYPAFNEIVLDLSAAQVESRHTVSIDMLVISKICSVREQDVETYEKAKEHIFDGKTLLFIDGMANGYVLNLKKEKIRTLSEPSTERVVRGPKLGFIESLQENIGLIRQYSNHPNLIVKQQKLGTLEKREVALIYYEGKASDPLLKEVNNRINGVKTTDLQDSGMLEELIEDTSFSPFPQIQNTERPDKVMAALQEGRVVIMVDGSPFALMAPTTMTMLLQSPDDYYERWVAGSFLRVLRYFSLFITVFLSGIYISLVSFNPGLLPTELAMTIAGTRENVPFPPFVEAIIMELTIELLREAGIRLPAPIGQTVGLVGGVIIGQAAVQANIVSSLMVIIVAITTITSFTVPQYSFGLAFRALRFGAMIFSAVLGLFGTTLYFIIVISHLSKLTSFQEPYFQPMDFIGKKTWKGAFLRLPKRKKGGEFS; encoded by the coding sequence ATGAAAAGTACACCCTTGCATATTAAATTGGATCAAAAGCAGGAACAATTGAACTCTGAATTGGATATGCAGGATGATGTAGTTTTTAAACAGGTTTTCATTCCCGGTTATGAGGTTTCAGGGTTATTCGTATTTGTCAATGGAACGATGGATTATCCAGCATTCAATGAAATAGTCCTGGATTTATCGGCTGCGCAGGTCGAATCAAGGCACACGGTTTCCATCGATATGCTGGTCATTTCCAAAATCTGTTCAGTCAGGGAACAGGATGTGGAAACATATGAAAAAGCCAAAGAGCATATTTTTGACGGGAAAACACTTTTATTTATAGATGGAATGGCAAATGGTTATGTCTTGAATCTGAAAAAGGAGAAAATTCGTACACTGAGTGAACCTTCGACAGAGAGGGTTGTGCGTGGACCGAAGCTTGGGTTTATCGAAAGTCTCCAGGAAAATATCGGCTTGATAAGGCAATATTCCAACCATCCCAACCTAATCGTCAAACAACAGAAGTTAGGGACGCTTGAAAAGCGGGAAGTTGCATTGATCTATTATGAAGGAAAAGCAAGCGATCCTTTGTTAAAAGAAGTGAATAATCGGATAAATGGAGTAAAAACTACCGATCTTCAAGACTCGGGGATGCTTGAAGAATTAATTGAAGATACATCGTTTAGCCCTTTCCCACAGATCCAGAATACGGAGCGTCCGGATAAAGTAATGGCGGCGCTGCAGGAAGGAAGGGTGGTCATCATGGTTGACGGCTCGCCATTTGCATTGATGGCACCTACGACGATGACGATGCTGCTGCAGTCACCTGATGATTATTATGAAAGGTGGGTTGCGGGTTCTTTTCTACGTGTTCTTCGTTACTTTTCTTTATTTATTACCGTTTTTCTTTCAGGGATTTATATCTCCTTGGTTTCGTTCAACCCTGGATTGCTGCCGACGGAACTAGCGATGACCATAGCTGGTACAAGGGAGAACGTGCCATTTCCGCCTTTTGTTGAAGCGATAATAATGGAATTGACGATTGAACTGCTTCGTGAAGCAGGCATTCGGCTCCCGGCGCCCATTGGGCAAACGGTTGGATTGGTTGGTGGCGTCATTATTGGACAAGCAGCCGTTCAAGCGAATATTGTGAGTTCCCTGATGGTCATAATCGTTGCGATCACGACGATTACATCTTTTACGGTACCACAATATAGCTTTGGACTGGCATTCAGGGCATTAAGGTTCGGGGCGATGATTTTTTCCGCCGTTCTAGGCCTATTTGGAACCACTTTATACTTTATCATTGTTATCAGTCATTTGTCGAAATTGACAAGCTTTCAAGAACCTTATTTTCAACCAATGGATTTTATCGGTAAAAAAACCTGGAAGGGTGCGTTCTTACGCTTACCGAAGCGGAAAAAAGGGGGAGAATTTTCTTGA